One genomic window of Novosphingobium aureum includes the following:
- the rplA gene encoding 50S ribosomal protein L1, translated as MAKISKKQKSLTEKLGDNMKLYPVAEALTALRDLKTTKFDETIEVAMNLGVDPRHADQMVRGMVSLPAGTGKTVRVAVFAKGDKAEAALAAGADKVGAEDLMEDMQAGNLDYDRVIATPDMMGVVGRLGKLLGPKGLMPNPKLGTVTPNVEQAVKDAKGGQIEFRVEKQGIIHAGIGKMSFSDEDLQKNFSAFVDAIVKAKPSGAKGKYVKKISLSSSMGPGLKIDTTEVAGA; from the coding sequence ATGGCCAAGATTTCCAAGAAGCAGAAGTCGCTCACCGAGAAGCTGGGCGACAACATGAAGCTTTATCCCGTTGCCGAGGCTCTGACCGCGCTGCGTGATCTCAAGACCACCAAGTTCGACGAGACCATCGAGGTCGCGATGAACCTTGGCGTCGATCCGCGTCACGCCGACCAGATGGTCCGTGGCATGGTTTCGCTCCCCGCCGGTACCGGCAAGACCGTGCGCGTCGCCGTGTTCGCCAAGGGCGACAAGGCCGAGGCCGCTCTCGCTGCTGGCGCCGACAAGGTTGGTGCCGAAGACCTCATGGAAGACATGCAGGCCGGCAACCTCGATTACGATCGCGTGATCGCGACCCCCGACATGATGGGCGTCGTTGGCCGCCTCGGTAAGCTGCTGGGCCCCAAGGGCCTGATGCCGAACCCGAAGCTGGGCACCGTCACCCCGAACGTCGAGCAGGCCGTGAAGGACGCCAAGGGCGGCCAGATCGAGTTCCGCGTCGAGAAGCAGGGTATCATCCACGCCGGCATCGGCAAGATGTCGTTCTCGGACGAAGACCTGCAGAAGAATTTCTCGGCATTCGTCGACGCGATCGTCAAGGCCAAGCCCTCGGGCGCCAAGGGCAAGTACGTCAAGAAGATCTCGCTGTCTTCGTCGATGGGCCCGGGCCTCAAGATCGACACCACCGAAGTCGCCGGCGCCTGA